The following is a genomic window from Fulvia fulva chromosome 9, complete sequence.
CGCTACGTCGGAGGAATGACGAGATAGCGTACGCCGAGATGGTGCTGAGCCTGGGGGTGGGTGCACTCCAGAGGAAGCCGGATCAGCGTGAACCTGGCGGCTTGGACTTCTGTTTCGCAACGAGCATAAGTAATACCCCCTCTCTTCTGCACGTCGTCTTTTTCTCAGTGCTATTATTCAGACCGCTGGCTCCGAAACGAACATCGCTAAGTGAGGAATCCTCAGTGGGCAGACCCGATCGAACAAGTGCTGACCTCTGTTCTGCAGTATGCAACTCTCCATCGTCCTCCTGCCTTTGCTGGCACTTTTCGCCGCAGCTTCTGCCGACCTCGATAAACGCCAGGGATGCCATGATACATGTGCTACAGCTCGGGAAGGCGATGAGTGCTATGTCACATGCGTAAGTCGAGATTTGAGCGGCTTTGTTGCAACACCGACTGATCGTATGCGGGACAGGGCTCTCACACTGGTGGTCCTTATAAGTGTGTTTTCACACAAGGTTCGCTCCAGTGCCTTCAATAGATGGTGCTGGAGGTGTTGGACTGGAGATGATGTTGTCCGAGAGGTTATGACCCGTTTGATAGATCCACATGGCCCTGAGGAGAAGGTCCGGCAGCCACGTAGCTCACGCTAGTCATCCCAAGTCCACCGACCATTGGCCTGTTGCTCTGTAACTTGCTTGTGCAGTTCCACTATGGTCTCAATTTCATCCCACGGTATCAAGTTCCAGAGCTTCGCAATGATGACGAAGGCCATCGAGAGCGCACAGCAGCCTCGTGGCGATATACCACTCTCACGGCACGTACACGTAAAGCCGGGTACAAGCTGTAGGTAGTAAGCATGCAGCCACTTGCGCGAAGCGCTCCAGCTGAGGCTGCTACCCAAGGTGCCAAATTCGAAGAGGAACTCCGCACTCTTCTTCGTCGCATCAGTGGACCAATAGCCACCCGCTTGAAAGCAGAAGTTTTGAAGCACGGTGCAATCCCCTTTTGCGACCAGGAACTCGAACCTGTTCTGGAAGTGCCTCCACTCTGATGCGTCGACAAGTCCGTAGCCATGCTGGTTGCTCGAAGGTGGCTTTGGAATCGACAGTAATTGGCTCATCGCTGATTAGTGCGTATTCGTGGACCTTGATTGGCATTTCTCCTGGCAGCTCGAGGAACCGGCACCTCGCCTTCGGCGTGAATGCGGTGTTCGCCATGTTGTGCGGTGAGTAAGTTCTCGATGTAGGCTGTGCACCGAAGAATTGTGTCAGCTGGTGCCGGGGTCGCGGACTCAAGGAATGGTACCTTATCAAGATCACGACGCTGAGTTGAGCCCCTTTTGACCTGGACTACTCTCGCGTGTCTCTGATGCCTTTTTCGAGCCATGTCGAGTGTTGGTGTGTTCGAGCCAAGTTGGCCTGGTCGAAGTGTTAAAGTGTAGATGAGATTCGACGGGAAGGTACCTTAAAGTCGCAGAAATTTAGCTCTGGCGGCTAGTGGCCCGGGGCAGGCGCCACCCCTGCTCGTTACCATTCACATGCAAGATAGAGGAAAGCACTCTCACCTTCCTTTGTCATCAGCCACGCTGTCTGTTTCAGCTGTATCTACGCTATGTTCAATGTCCTTTTGCAAGTCGTACGGATGTCAGTGGCACATGCCACGTGCACGTTCGCAGTAACGCCTTGAACGTCATCAATGCAAGT
Proteins encoded in this region:
- a CDS encoding Ecp26, translated to MQLSIVLLPLLALFAAASADLDKRQGCHDTCATAREGDECYVTCGSHTGGPYKCVFTQGSLQCLQ